The DNA segment AGGACGAGAAGCTGGACGAGGAAATTCGGGCGCTCAAGCGGCAGGAGAAGGGACCTCGCCGCTTCGCCGCGGACCTGTTCCTGATGCGCCAGCGGGGCTCCGCCGCCACCGAAGGGGGCGTTGCGGAGGACTATGTTCTGGGCACGGGCGATCGATTGAACTTGAACGTCTTCGGGAGCGCCACCTTCGATCTTCCCGTGCAAGTGGATGGGCGGGGAGAGATCGTCATTCCCAAGGTGGGGAGCGCAAAAGTCGGGGGGCTGACCCTGGGCAAGGCCAAGACGGTGGTACAGGGACTGGTGAACCGCAATTTTTCTCGCTCTACGGTGGATCTGCAGGTGGTCAAGCTCCGGGAAGTGCGCGTGTTCGTGCTGGGCGAAGTCTACAAGCCCGGCAGCTACCTCGTGTCCAGCCTCAGCTCCCTCGTGAACATTCTTAGCCTCGCAGGGGGCCCCACGGCGACCGGAAGCTATCGGGACATTCGTGTGATGCGAGGCGGACAGCGGGTGTTCAGTCTGGATCTCTACCCGCTACGGGCGGAAGGGTTGGGCAATCCCAATATCGCTCTCCAGAACGGCGACACCCTCTTCGTTCCCCTCGCCCAGAACCAGGTGCTTCTGGAAGGCGCTTTCCAGCGGGTGGCCCTCCAGCCCCAAAAACCAGCCAAACGGGGAGAGCAGCGGGAAACGGAAGACTCGGTAACGGATCCTCTGAAGAGTCAGCGGGAGCGGATCCAGCGGGAAATCAAGGCCATCGAAGAGCAGCTGACGCCCCAGCGGACAATGAGTGAGTCGGTGCCCGAGGAACGTGCGCTCCGAGCGGATGGGCGTGAGGCCGTTCCGGTAGCGGCGGTTCAACCTCCAGTGCCTCTCACGCTCACGGAGCGGGCCGCATTGGAAGATCGTCTTTTCGTGCTCAAGCGGCAGCTTGCCACGCTGCAGGAACCCCCCATCGGGGACTATCGCCTGCGGATCAATCCCGAGACCAACGAGCCCGTCTTCTCGCTCGAGGGAGAGGAAGCCGCTCCCGATTGGCTTCGTCGGTGGGAGCGGACCGGGGTCGCTCCCCGTATGCAGTTCGATCTCCGTGAGGGTGAGACGGCGGCGGATCTCCTCCGTTTCGCGGGTGGCTTCGCGCCTGAGGCGGGCCCAGGCACGTTGACGTTGCGGCGGCGGGAGGCCTCCGGCGCCCTCAGCGGGCGGGACGTGGCTTTGGCTTCGGCGGCGCGGACGGCCCTGCAGCGGGGGGACGTGCTTTCGGCCCTGCCCGAGCGGGATCGGCAGGGCGCCCTGGTCCAGATCGCTGGGTGGGTCCGGGTTCCCGGGATGTTCGCCCGCACGGAAGGGCTGAGGATAGGCGATCTGCTCCGCCGCGATTCCCAGGTCCTGCCCGACACCTATCGCCTGCGAGGCGAGGTGGTACGGACGGGCGTGGATGGGGTCACCCGCTTCCTTTCCTTCGACCTGGACAAGGCCTTGGCGGGAGATTCGACCCACAACCTCCTCCTGGAGGACCGGGACCGGATTGAATTGTTCCGGATGGAAGCGCTCCGTCTTCCCCGGACAGTCACCGTGATGGGTCCGGTGGCGCGGCCTGGCACCTATGCCTTCCACGAGGGCATGCGGGCCTCGGATCTCCTGTTCCGGGCCGGCGTTCCCGCCAAGTCCTCGGACCGCCTCGTGGCGGAATTGGCCCGGACCCGGGAGGGCCGCCCCAGCGAGGTCATCCGCCTGGACCTGACGAAACTGCTGTTCACGGAAGCCGCTAGTCCCGTCGCGCTGCTGGATGACGCGGTCAACCCCCGGGTCCAGGAGGACGATCAGCTGAGTGTCTTCGAGAAGCCCGACTACAAGCCCCACCGCACGGTGCGGATCTCGGGCCAGGTCCTGCGGCCCGGCTCCTACGCCCTCGATTCCGCCAAGCCCTCCCTCAGCGCACTCATCCAGCGGGCCGGCGGGTTGACCGCGGAAGCGATGCCCCACGCCGGGATCTTCCTCCGCCGTCTGAGCACCCAGGACGCCTCCCTCCAGCGGGCGGCGGAGGAATCCGGGCTGGCCGGGAAGGATCCCACCGCCAAGGGCGTCAACGAGATCCTGGAGCGCCTGAACGAGACCAAGCGCCAGCCCACCACGGGTCAGCTCCTGAAGAACCCGCTCCTCCACGGGCTGCTGGCGGGCAACCTGAACCGGATGGTGGTGGACTTCGGCGGTGCGCTCAAGGGCGACGCGCAGGCTGACGTGGAACTCCAGGATGGGGACGAGATCATCATTCCCCGGGCGACGGAGGCGGCGTACGTCGTCGGCGAGGCCGCGAGTCCCTTCGCCACCTACAAGGTTCGGAAGGGGATGAAGGTCTCCGACCTGATCAAGCTGGCCGGCGGGACGACCCGCAACGCCGACACCTCGAACATCCGTCTCCTGAAGGCCGACGGCCGCATCCTCGACAGCTGGGTGGGCAGCAAGGACGTGGATCCCGGGGACACCGTCCTCGTGCCCCAGCGCTTCCGCCGCGACGTGAGCTGGCAGGAGAACCTGCAGGCGCTGACGCCCCTGGCGCTGATCCTGAACGCCATCAAATAGCCGACGGAAAGCGTAGAATGAAGGGCCCCGCTTCCGCGGGGCCTTTTCTTCGTGAGTGCCATGATCCTGCGCAAAGAGTACTGGTTCGAAGCCGCCCATTTCATCTACAACCATCCGGGCAAGTGCCGGAACCTGCATGGCCACAGCTACAAGCTGTTCGTGTCGCTGGAAGGGGCGGTGAACCCGGAGACGGGGATGATCATCGACTTCGACGATCTGTCTAAAGTGGTGGTGGAGAAGGTGATCTCCAAGCTGGACCATCGCTTCCTCAACGACTTGATCCCCCTCTCCACCGCGGAAAACATCTCCGTCTGGATCTGGGAGCAGCTGAAACCGGCACTGCCCCAGCTCTGCCAGATCGAGGTCTTCGAAACCACCGACAACTGCGTGATCTATCGGGGCATCTGATGGGACGACTCGTGGCGGTACCGGCGACGCTGCTGCTCCTGGGAGGGTGCGGGACGCTCAATCCGGCCCTGCGCTACGAGGAAGCCGCCCGCCAGTTGCGCTTTTCCCTTGATCGAGTCGAGCCCCGGGTGGAGCTGGCGTTCCCCCTGGAGCGCTCGCGGATCCGCGTCCTGGTGGACGTGGGCGTGGACAATCCCTCGGCCCAGCGGATCCGGACCCGTCGCGTGGCGGGGGAGCTCCGCCTTCGGGCCCGCGGGACGGACTACGCCATCGGGTCGGTGGGTTTTCCCGAAGGGGTGGAGGTGGCGGCCAGCGGCCGCAGCACCCTGTGGGCCGAGATCGATCTGGGCTACGCGGATCTGCGCAGCGCCTGGGAACCCCTTTCCGGCGCGATTCTCCGGGGCGAGGCGGCGGAATGGAGCTTGGCCGGCGACGCGCGCCTGGAGGTATGGGGTGTGGAGTTCGGCGTTCCGTTCCGGACGCGGAAAGAGAGCGGCCGATGAGGGGTGGGCCTCGATGATCCGCGCCGTCGTCTTCGACCTGTGGAACACCCTGGTCTTCAGTCCCGACGGCAGCCCTTTCCAGCGGTTGAAGGCCCTATTGAAGCCGGACCAGTCCCCCTTCTATCCGGCGCTGGTGCGAGATGGGATGATTCGGGCCCACGCCTCCGTGGAGGCCTTCCTGGAACCGTGGCGGGAACGCGCGGGGTTGGACGATGCCCAGGTGGAAGCCATGGCCCAGGCCTTCCGGCAGGCCGGAGAGCGGGCCGAGTGCTTTCCCGGGGCGCCGGAGGCGGTGGGCGCGGTGCGGGACCTGGCGCGGGTGGCGCTGCTGTCCAACACCCAGAGCTTCGGCCTGGAGTTGCTGGACCGGCTGGGGATCTCCGAGCGCATCCGGATCCGCCACACCAGCGCCACGCTGGGCGCGCTCAAGCCGGAAGCCGCCGCGTTCGAGGCGGTCCAGCGGCACATGGGCCTGTTTCCGGGCAACCTCGCGATGGTGGGGGACAGCTGGACGGACGACGTGGAAGGGGCCCTCGCCGCCGGATGGACCGCCATCTGGGTGAACCGGGAAGCTCGGCCGCGGCCCGCCCACGATCCGGACGCGCCCCTCTACGAGCTCCGGTCCCTGGATCGCCTCCCTGAACTCATCGAAGGGCTCCAGGCCGGAATGCGCTGTCCGACCTGCTTGGGATAGGTCAGGCGCTGGCGGAGGCGGAGTCCGGGAGCTGGAGGTCCATGACCACCGCGTGCCGCGGGGTGTCGGCGCGTTCGATCCACTGGACGCGGGCCCCCAGCAGGCGGGCAAGCTGCATCAGCCCTTCTCGGGCTTCCTGGTGGAGGGAGCCGGCGAGGTCAGGGTGGAGCGTCAGGCGGACGTCGGCGCCCCGCAGGCGGTCGCCCAGGCGGACCAGCTCGCGGTAGGCCTTCAGAAGCGAGGTCTCGGGGCTCTGGAGGCGGCCGGTGCCGGCGCAGGTGGGGCAGGGGGTGGTGAGCAGCCGCTCCAGCGAGGGGCCCGTGCGCTTCCGGGTGAGCTCCACCAGGCCGAATTCGGAGATCCCGCCGGCCCGGGCGTGGTTGCGGTCGCGCTTCAGCTCCTCCTGGAGCCGCGCCAGGACTTCCTCCCGGTGGAGGGGATCCACCATGTCGATGAAGTCGATGACGACGATCCCCCCGAGGTTCCTCAACCGGAGCTGGCGCACGATCTCCGGAATGGCCTCGAGGTTGGTCAGGTAGACAGTCTCCTCCAGGTCCTTCTTCCCCACGAACTTGCCGGTGTTCACGTCGACGCTGACGAGGGCCTCGGTCTGGTTGAGGACGATGGAGCCGCCGTGCTTGAGGAAGACCTTGGGCTGGCGGGCGGATTCGATCTCGGCCTCGATCCCGAAGGCCTCGAAGATGGGCAGGTCCGACGTGAACCGCTTCACCCGCGGCGCCCAGTCGGGATGGAGCTTCTCGACGAAGGCCAGGACATCGCGATGGGCGTCGGCGTCGTCCACCCAGAAGGTGGAGACCTCCTCCCGGAAGATGTCGCGCATGACCTTCTGGAGCAGGCGCAGGTCCTGCCACACGAGGCCCGGGGCGGGGACGAGGTCGGCCTTGGCCTGGATTTCCTGCCACATCTGGCGGAGGAAGGCCACGTCGCCCACCAGGTCCTCGTCCTTCTCCCCGATGGCGGCGGTACGGACGATGAACCCCTCGCCCGGTTGGGCGTGGCTGCGGATCAGCTCCCGGAGGCGCTCCCGCTCCTCGGGATCGGTGATCTTGCGGGAGATGCCGATGTGGTCGATGCCCGGCATGAAGACCAGGAAGCGGCCGGGGAAGCTGAGGTGGCGGGAAAGGCGGGGGCCCTTGGACCCGATGGGATCCTTCACCACCTGGACCAGGGTCTCCTCGCCCTCCTTCAGGGGAGGAAGGGGCGGTGGCGGGGGCGGCAGGTCCTCGGCGGGCTCCTCGCCCTCCTCCTCGGAGGACAGCTCGGCGCCCAGGCGCTGGGTCATGGGGTCGTCCAAGTAGAGGAACCCGTCCTTGGGGCCCCCGATCCCGACGAAGGCGCTCTGCATGCCCGGCAGCAACTTGGCCACCCGGCCCTTGTAGACATCCCCCACCTGGCTCTTGTTCATCGTCCGCTCGAGGAACAGCTCGCAGAGCTGGCCGTTCTCAAGCAGGGCAATGCGCGTCTCCAGCGGGGTCGCGTTGACCACCAGGGACTTGCGGACTTCCATGGAACCAACCTTTCAGAACCGTGCGGAAGGTCGCCATGCCCTTGCCGCGGGCCCCGGGGTCGTGCCAGACCGCAGGGTGAGTCCTTTCTACCATGACCCTTGGATGCCGCACCGGGGGCGGAAGGTTCCGGGGCCGAAAGGATCCCTTTTCCTGCCGCCAGGAAGGATGCCCTTGACGGTACGGAAACGCTCAGTCCGTGAAAGCCGCTGCGCAGAGGGGGGTGCGCTCCTGCCGGCGGCGCTCGGTGATCCGGTTCCGGTCGTCCACGAAGACCACCTTGGGGGCGAGGGCCTCGGCCTCCTCGGCGGTCATCCAGCCGTAGGCCGCGATGATCACCAGGTCGCCCTTGCGGACCAGGTGGGCGGCCGCGCCGTTGATGCCGACCTCCCCCGATCCGGGGGTGCCGGGAATGACGTAGGTGGACAGGCGCGACCCGTTGGTCACGTCGTAGATGTCCACTTTCTCGTTCTCCATGAAGCCCGCGGCTTCGATGAGAAGGGGATCCAGGGTGATGGATCCCACGTAGTCCAGGTCCGCGCGGGTGACGGTGGCGCGGTGGATCTTTCCGAGCAGGAAGTGGCGCAGCATGCATCCTCCGGTCCAGGCTCCAAAGGGGGAGTCCCGGCCAACGGATAAGGATGGACCCAGGGCTACCCTGGGTCCATCCTCGATTTTTTGCGGCTTCAATCGAACAGGACCACGTGTAAATTGAGGCCCACAGGCGGGGGTATTGGCGGGGGAGCCACCGGCAACGCGAAGGCGCCCTCCACATCCAGGCGCGCGCGGCGGTCCCGGACCTCCCTCAGGACCCACCGGTTGCCGAGGAAGACGTACATCCGGGAAGGATCCCCGGGTACCAGCGCCACATACCGGCGCTCGCCGGGGCGCCAGTAGCCCTCCATCCACGCGGGGGGGCGGTAGTGGTGGGGAGAGACTTCATAGCGGTGGCGCTCGTAGTGGCGGGCATCCCGACCGTGCTCCTGCCAGTAGCGGCGTTCGGCCTGATCGCGATCGCGCCAGAAGGTCTTGTCCTCGCGGCGATCCTCCCGCCGGTCCCCGCGATGATCGGGGCCCGGCTGGGCGGAAGCGGAAAGGGTGCACAGGGCAAGGGCCGTGATGAGACCGGCCTTCAGCAGTCCTTGGGGCATGGAACCTCCAGAAACGGCCCGAAGCGGATCCGCCGGGGCCGTTCCAATGTAAGGTTCGAGGCTAAATCCGCCTCATGCGAAAGGCCTATGATGGGATAAAAGCGGCCTAAACCCGTTGGGGGCTGAGGCTCACGTTCAGGCCCGTTTCCACCGCCGAGGGAGCAAGGACGACGTTGTCGATCAGACGCGTTCCGCCCACGAAGACCGCGGCGCACAGCGCGGCGGTGCGGTCGACGGCGCCGGCGAGGGGTTCCAGCGCCTGGGCATCGACCAGCTCGAGGTACTGGATCGAATCCACGTCCGCGAGGCTCCTGCGGGCGATCTCGACCAGCTTCGCGGCCTGGCGCTCCCCGGCGTCGAAGGCGGCCTTGGCGGCCAGGAGGCCGTGGCTCAGTCCCTGGGCCCGCTTGCGGGCATCCTCGTCCAGGTAGGTGTTCCGGCTGCTGAGGGCCACGCCGTCCGTTTCGCGGATGGTGGGCACGACCACCACGTCCACCGGCAGGTTCAGGTCCCGCACCATCCGGCGGATGACCACGGTCTGTTGGAAGTCCTTCTGGCCGAAGAAGGCCACGTCGGGCTGGACGATGTTGAACAGCTTCGCCACGACGGTGGCCACGCCGCGGAAGTGGCCGGGTCGGAACTGCCCGCAGAGAGGCTCCGCCAAGCGGCCGGGTTCCACGTGGGTCTGGAAGCCGGTGGGGTAGATCTCCGCGACTTCGGGGAGGAACAACACGGTCGTGCCCGTCTCCAGGCACAGGTTCTGGTCCCGCTCCAGGTCTCGGGGGTAGCTGGCGAGATCCTCGCCGGGGCCGAACTGGTTGGGGTTCACGAAGATGGAAACCACGGTGGCATCGCAGCGCGCGGCGCTCTGGCGGATCAGGGCCCCATGGCCGTCGTGCAGGAACCCCATGGTGGGGACGAAGCCGATCCGCTTCCCCTCGTCCCGCAGGGGGCGAAGAAGGGCACGGAGATCGGCGATGGTTCGGACAACTCGCATGGACAAAAGCGGAATCCTTCAGAAGCGCCTGTCAGTTTACCGAGGGCGCGATCAGGGATGCCACTGGGTCAGAACCGGACGAACGGCTTCTGGAAGGGTATAGGATTCCCGGCTATCCGGGAACCCTCCCGCCCGCACGTCCTCCGCCCAGACGGCCATTCCGTCGCGGAGAACCTGGAATCCATCGACATAGCGCCGGACGAATTTGGGGGAGGAGCCGGGCAGCAGACCGAGGAGGTCGTGGAAGACGAGGACCTGCCCGGAGCACCCGGGTCCCGCTCCGATCCCGATGGTGGGAATCTCCAGGGTCTCGGTGATCCGGGCGGCCAGATCCGCGGGGATGCCCTCCAGCACCAAGCTGAAACATCCCGCCTCCTGGAGCTTGTGGGCGTCTTCCAGCAGGCGGACAGCGTCTTCGGCCTGCCGGCCCTGCACCTTGTAGCCGCCCATGGGGTTGACGCTCTGGGGCGTGAGCCCCAGATGCCCCATCACCGGGATCTCCGCGTCCAGCAGCGCGTGGATCATGGGCAGCCGCTTGGCGCCGCCCTCCAGCTTCACCGCCTGGGCGCCGCGCTGGAGGAAGCCCCCCGCGTTCCGGAGGGTGTCCTCCACGCTGAGGTGGAAGCTCAGATAGGGCATGTCCGCCACCAGCAGGGCCGCGGGCCGGGTCCGGGCCACCGCTTCCAGGTGGTGGTTCATCATCGCCATGCTCACCGGCAGGGTGGTCTCGAACCCCAGGCAGACGTTCCCGACGCTGTCGCCCACGAGGATGACGTCCACGCCGGCGGCATCGGCAATCTGGGCGGTGACGGCGTCGTAGGCGGTGGTCATCACCACCTTCCGGCCCTCCAGCCGCCAGGTCTGGAGCTGGGGGAGGGTGACGCGGGCGCGCGATTCGGCGGGCTGGTGGCTCATGGGGTCTCCGCTGGAAGGTCGAAGCCGTGGGCCTCCATCAAACCACCGAAGGGAAAGCCCGTCACTCCAGGTCGGCCAGCCTCGCGGTCAGGACCTGGGTGGGAGTCCAGTCCATCAAGGGGGCGACCCGCTCCGGGAGGACGAACTGCAGACCGGCCGCTTCGACCGTGCGGCGGAACCGACGGAGGTCCTCCCGGCCCAGGAAGGACGTTTCGTACGCGGGCGGAACGCGGCTCCACATCTGCTGGAAGCTGGGGAACGCGTCCTGCAGCCGGGCCCGGGCGCCCAGTTTCTCCCCGCGCTGGAGCAGGAGCAGGGCTCCCTCCGCGCTGGCCTCCAGGATGGGGGCGGGGAACTGGAGGTCCCGGGCGGCGGCCAGGACCTCGCCCCAGGCCCGCAGTCCCTCCTCCGCCACGGGCTCCGACGCCGGGACCGTGGTCAGGAGCAGGGCGTGGGCGCGGTGCCACTCCAGGTCCAGCCAGCGGGAACCTGACCCCTCCACGGGGCCTTTGAGGCTCTCGAGGATCGTCCATCCCTCTCCGGGAGCTGTCCCACCCGCGCCCTGAACCTCCCGCGCCAGGGCCTGGCACAAGTGGAGCTGGGCCAGACGGTGGCGCCACAGCATCCCCGCCGCCTCGAAGTGATCGGCCGCGGCCTTGAAGCACCGCGCGGCCTCTTTCCAGGCTCCCCGGAACCGGGCGATGTCCCCTTCCAAAATGCTGAAATCGCCCCGCTCCTCCGGCGACAGCAGGGCGGGCGCGACGGACGCCTGGAACAGGGCGTGGTCCGCCGCCACCGGATCGCCGAGGGCGGCCAGGGTCCGGGCTCGCCACAGGCGCGCGACGGCGGCGCGGGGCGCGTCCCCCACCCGCTGAGCCCGCTCGAGGGCGCGATCCAGGTGGACGAGGGCGGGCTCCAGGAGCTGCTGGAGGCTGCGCGCCATGCCCAGGGCGAGGTGCGCTTCGGCCTGGAGGGCTGGGTCCCCCTCCAGCCGGGCGGTATGGAGGGCCTCCCGGAGGAGGGCCACGCAGGCGTCCCCTTCGCCCCGCACGAGGTGGACCTGCGCCAGCGCGACCTGGACGGGCACCAGGGCGCGGAAATCCCGGGCGTGTTCGAGAGCCCGCCGCAGGGACTGGAGGTGGGCGGCGGCGCGCTGGAACTGGCCCTGGGCGATGAGCGCCCGCCCGAGCGTGGTGAGGAGGGCGGTTTCGTCCGGATCCGGGACAGCCTCGCCGCGAGGTCGCAGCCCTTCCTCCAGGGCGCGGATCCCTTTGGCCAAGTGCCCCTGAAAGAGGTGAAGGCGGCCGCAGGCGAGGCGCAGGCGGGCCTGCTCGGGATGGAGAGGGTGATCCGCGAGGCGCTCCGCCGCGGTGCCCAGGGCTTGCTGGGCTTCGCCCACCCGGCGGAGGTGGAGCAGCAGGAGCGCGCGCTTGCGGTGGATCCGGGCTTCCGCCAGCCGGGCACCCCCGTGGGCCTCCGCCTGCGACAGGGCCGCCAGGGCCCGATCCAGAGATTCCAGAGCCCCCGCCTGGGGAGGGCCGATCAGAGCCTCCATCGGTGGGGTCCCCCGGGCCCACGCCTCCGCCAGATGCTCGTGCAGCCGGGCCTCGTCCCAGGGGCGGGGATGCAGGCGCAGGGCCTGTTCCACCATGCGAGTCGCCACCTCGATGGGGGGCGGCGCTTCGTCGTCGAGGGAGGCCATCAGCGCGGCCAGGGCGGCGGAGTCGCCCACGGCCAGGGCATGCAGGGCGACGGCGCGGGCTGGAGTGCCGTCCAGCCGCTGGATCACCGGAAGGAGGACGAGGGCCAGCCCCTTGAGGGTGGAGGATGGCACCCCCGCGAGGACCAGGTCCCGCCACGCGGGATCCGAAAGGCTCGCTTCGCCCCGCCGCAGCCGCACCAGCCGCGAGGCGAAGGCTTCTTCCATCGCGTCCTCCAGGCTCTCTTCCCCCAAACCCACGAGGGAGGCGAGGGTATCCAGCGGAAGGGGGCGCTCCGCGAGGGCGAGGAGGCGGATCAGGGTCGCCGGCGCGGGGCTCAGCCGCTGGAGGCGGCCCCGGAATACCTGGCCGAG comes from the Geothrix sp. 21YS21S-4 genome and includes:
- the panD gene encoding aspartate 1-decarboxylase, whose amino-acid sequence is MLRHFLLGKIHRATVTRADLDYVGSITLDPLLIEAAGFMENEKVDIYDVTNGSRLSTYVIPGTPGSGEVGINGAAAHLVRKGDLVIIAAYGWMTAEEAEALAPKVVFVDDRNRITERRRQERTPLCAAAFTD
- the queD gene encoding 6-carboxytetrahydropterin synthase QueD; amino-acid sequence: MILRKEYWFEAAHFIYNHPGKCRNLHGHSYKLFVSLEGAVNPETGMIIDFDDLSKVVVEKVISKLDHRFLNDLIPLSTAENISVWIWEQLKPALPQLCQIEVFETTDNCVIYRGI
- the panB gene encoding 3-methyl-2-oxobutanoate hydroxymethyltransferase codes for the protein MSHQPAESRARVTLPQLQTWRLEGRKVVMTTAYDAVTAQIADAAGVDVILVGDSVGNVCLGFETTLPVSMAMMNHHLEAVARTRPAALLVADMPYLSFHLSVEDTLRNAGGFLQRGAQAVKLEGGAKRLPMIHALLDAEIPVMGHLGLTPQSVNPMGGYKVQGRQAEDAVRLLEDAHKLQEAGCFSLVLEGIPADLAARITETLEIPTIGIGAGPGCSGQVLVFHDLLGLLPGSSPKFVRRYVDGFQVLRDGMAVWAEDVRAGGFPDSRESYTLPEAVRPVLTQWHP
- the panC gene encoding pantoate--beta-alanine ligase — encoded protein: MRVVRTIADLRALLRPLRDEGKRIGFVPTMGFLHDGHGALIRQSAARCDATVVSIFVNPNQFGPGEDLASYPRDLERDQNLCLETGTTVLFLPEVAEIYPTGFQTHVEPGRLAEPLCGQFRPGHFRGVATVVAKLFNIVQPDVAFFGQKDFQQTVVIRRMVRDLNLPVDVVVVPTIRETDGVALSSRNTYLDEDARKRAQGLSHGLLAAKAAFDAGERQAAKLVEIARRSLADVDSIQYLELVDAQALEPLAGAVDRTAALCAAVFVGGTRLIDNVVLAPSAVETGLNVSLSPQRV
- a CDS encoding HAD family hydrolase, with translation MIRAVVFDLWNTLVFSPDGSPFQRLKALLKPDQSPFYPALVRDGMIRAHASVEAFLEPWRERAGLDDAQVEAMAQAFRQAGERAECFPGAPEAVGAVRDLARVALLSNTQSFGLELLDRLGISERIRIRHTSATLGALKPEAAAFEAVQRHMGLFPGNLAMVGDSWTDDVEGALAAGWTAIWVNREARPRPAHDPDAPLYELRSLDRLPELIEGLQAGMRCPTCLG
- a CDS encoding SLBB domain-containing protein, which produces MGTAAPESTPTRSAVNPLSGVSPEETLRQRTEDEKLDEEIRALKRQEKGPRRFAADLFLMRQRGSAATEGGVAEDYVLGTGDRLNLNVFGSATFDLPVQVDGRGEIVIPKVGSAKVGGLTLGKAKTVVQGLVNRNFSRSTVDLQVVKLREVRVFVLGEVYKPGSYLVSSLSSLVNILSLAGGPTATGSYRDIRVMRGGQRVFSLDLYPLRAEGLGNPNIALQNGDTLFVPLAQNQVLLEGAFQRVALQPQKPAKRGEQRETEDSVTDPLKSQRERIQREIKAIEEQLTPQRTMSESVPEERALRADGREAVPVAAVQPPVPLTLTERAALEDRLFVLKRQLATLQEPPIGDYRLRINPETNEPVFSLEGEEAAPDWLRRWERTGVAPRMQFDLREGETAADLLRFAGGFAPEAGPGTLTLRRREASGALSGRDVALASAARTALQRGDVLSALPERDRQGALVQIAGWVRVPGMFARTEGLRIGDLLRRDSQVLPDTYRLRGEVVRTGVDGVTRFLSFDLDKALAGDSTHNLLLEDRDRIELFRMEALRLPRTVTVMGPVARPGTYAFHEGMRASDLLFRAGVPAKSSDRLVAELARTREGRPSEVIRLDLTKLLFTEAASPVALLDDAVNPRVQEDDQLSVFEKPDYKPHRTVRISGQVLRPGSYALDSAKPSLSALIQRAGGLTAEAMPHAGIFLRRLSTQDASLQRAAEESGLAGKDPTAKGVNEILERLNETKRQPTTGQLLKNPLLHGLLAGNLNRMVVDFGGALKGDAQADVELQDGDEIIIPRATEAAYVVGEAASPFATYKVRKGMKVSDLIKLAGGTTRNADTSNIRLLKADGRILDSWVGSKDVDPGDTVLVPQRFRRDVSWQENLQALTPLALILNAIK
- a CDS encoding Rne/Rng family ribonuclease — protein: MEVRKSLVVNATPLETRIALLENGQLCELFLERTMNKSQVGDVYKGRVAKLLPGMQSAFVGIGGPKDGFLYLDDPMTQRLGAELSSEEEGEEPAEDLPPPPPPLPPLKEGEETLVQVVKDPIGSKGPRLSRHLSFPGRFLVFMPGIDHIGISRKITDPEERERLRELIRSHAQPGEGFIVRTAAIGEKDEDLVGDVAFLRQMWQEIQAKADLVPAPGLVWQDLRLLQKVMRDIFREEVSTFWVDDADAHRDVLAFVEKLHPDWAPRVKRFTSDLPIFEAFGIEAEIESARQPKVFLKHGGSIVLNQTEALVSVDVNTGKFVGKKDLEETVYLTNLEAIPEIVRQLRLRNLGGIVVIDFIDMVDPLHREEVLARLQEELKRDRNHARAGGISEFGLVELTRKRTGPSLERLLTTPCPTCAGTGRLQSPETSLLKAYRELVRLGDRLRGADVRLTLHPDLAGSLHQEAREGLMQLARLLGARVQWIERADTPRHAVVMDLQLPDSASASA